One window from the genome of Anolis sagrei isolate rAnoSag1 chromosome 4, rAnoSag1.mat, whole genome shotgun sequence encodes:
- the LOC137096950 gene encoding flavin-containing monooxygenase 1-like isoform X1 yields MPKKVAIVGAGISGLVSLKCCLDEGLEPTCFERSDDIGGIWQFKENVEEGRPSIYKSLISNSCKEMSVFSDFPYPEDFPVFLPNARLLEYLEMYTKHFDLRRHIQFKTKVINIRKCPDFSATGQWDVITETEGEQKSAIFDAVMVCIGFLTYPRMPLSSFPGIEKFNGMYLHSRHYKNAEVFRDKRVLVIGMGNSGVDIAVAATHTAKKVMISTSKGAWALSRVFDNGYPWDMVFLTRFKNIVRNSLPGRITAWLVANRASQWFDHANYGIIPKDRSVMREPVINDELPACILSGKITIRPEVKAFKENAVIFANTPEAEDVDIVVFATGYKASFPFIDESVIKVEDKHASLYKYIFPPHLEKPTLALIGYFRPFGPIVPPVEIQARWVTRVFNGLCKLPPVNIMVKEVNEIKKNKKKWFGFTFDEVLKTDWMVYMDQLASFIGVKPSVPALLLKDPEIAIKIFFGPCSAYQYRLTGPGKWEGARNAILTQWERTLKPTRTRVVEDTSSFSTYVLKVLALFAVFVGIYFSFN; encoded by the exons ATGCCCAAAAAAGTAGCTATTGTCGGAGCAGGTATAAGTGGATTAGTTTCCCTCAAATGCTGCTTGGATGAAGGACTGGAGCCTACCTGCTTTGAGAGAAGTGATGACATCGGGGGAATTTGGCAATTCAAG GAAAATGTTGAAGAAGGAAGGCCCAGCATCTACAAATCATTGATCAGTAATTCCTGTAAAGAGATGTCAGTCTTTTCAGACTTCCCATACCCAGAAGATTTTCCAGTCTTTTTGCCCAATGCCAGGCTTCTGGAATACCTGGAGATGTATACAAAGCATTTTGATCTACGGAGACACATTCAGTTCAAA ACTAAAGTGATCAATATTAGGAAGTGTCCTGACTTCTCTGCCACTGGCCAATGGGatgttatcacagagacagaagggGAGCAGAAGTCAGCCATCTTTGATGCTGTGATGGTTTGCATTGGTTTCCTTACTTACCCTAGGATGCCACTCTCTTCTTTTCCTG GTATAGAAAAATTTAATGGCATGTATCTTCATAGCCGGCACTATAAAAACGCAGAAGTATTCCGGGATAAAAGAGTACTTGTGATTGGCATGGGGAATTCAGGAGTTGATATTGCAGTGGCAGCAACACACACAGCAAAAAAG GTGATGATTAGCACAAGTAAAGGTGCTTGGGCGCTGAGCCGTGTTTTTGACAATGGCTACCCATGGGACATGGTGTTCCTTACTCGTTTTAAGAACATAGTCCGAAATAGTCTTCCTGGGCGTATCACAGCATGGCTGGTTGCAAACCGAGCGAGCCAGTGGTTTGATCATGCCAACTATGGAATCATTCCAAAAGATAG ATCTGTGATGAGAGAGCCAGTGATAAATGATGAGCTGCCTGCTTGCATCCTCAGTGGGAAGATCACTATTAGACCTGAAGTGAAGGCGTTTAAAGAAAATGCTGTGATATTTGCAAATACTCCCGAGGCAGAAGATGTGGATATTGTTGTCTTTGCCACTGGATACAAGGCTTCATTTCCTTTCATTGATGAGTCTGTCATCAAAGTTGAAGATAAGCATGCTTCATTGTACAAATACATCTTCCCTCCTCATCTGGAGAAACCAACACTTGCCCTTATCGGGTACTTCAGGCCATTTGGACCAATCGTACCACCAGTGGAAATCCAGGCACGCTGGGTCACTCGTGTCTTTAATG GCTTATGTAAATTGCCTCCAGTGAACATAATGGTGAAGGAGGTCAATGAAattaagaaaaacaagaaaaagtg GTTTGGCTTCACGTTTGATGAGGTTCTGAAGACAGATTGGATGGTCTACATGGACCAACTGGCCTCCTTCATTGGTGTAAAACCTAGTGTGCCAGCTCTGCTTCTCAAAGATCCAGAAATAGCCATAAAGATATTCTTTGGGCCATGCTCTGCCTACCAATACCGTTTAACTGGGCCAGGGAAATGGGAAGGGGCCAGAAATGCAATCCTGACCCAGTGGGAGCGAACCTTGAAGCCCACAAGAACCCGAGTTGTAGAAGACACTTCAAGTTTCTCTACATATGTGCTTAAAGTGCTTGCCCTCTTTGCTGTATTTGTTGGAATTTACTTCAGTTTCAATTAG
- the LOC137096950 gene encoding flavin-containing monooxygenase 1-like isoform X2 has protein sequence MPKKVAIVGAGISGLVSLKCCLDEGLEPTCFERSDDIGGIWQFKENVEEGRPSIYKSLISNSCKEMSVFSDFPYPEDFPVFLPNARLLEYLEMYTKHFDLRRHIQFKTKVINIRKCPDFSATGQWDVITETEGEQKSAIFDAVMVCIGFLTYPRMPLSSFPGIEKFNGMYLHSRHYKNAEVFRDKRVLVIGMGNSGVDIAVAATHTAKKVMISTSKGAWALSRVFDNGYPWDMVFLTRFKNIVRNSLPGRITAWLVANRASQWFDHANYGIIPKDRSVMREPVINDELPACILSGKITIRPEVKAFKENAVIFANTPEAEDVDIVVFATGYKASFPFIDESVIKVEDKHASLYKYIFPPHLEKPTLALIGYFRPFGPIVPPVEIQARWVTRVFNGLCKLPPVNIMVKEVNEIKKNKKKWFGTSRNQSIQTDFIEYLDELAVELGSKPKVFPLLLRDPQLAMRIFFGPCSPFQYRLMGPGKWAGARDAIFTQKERIIKPTKTRVVGNSPSYNQFFLLKISGIIVVLATIFLISTN, from the exons ATGCCCAAAAAAGTAGCTATTGTCGGAGCAGGTATAAGTGGATTAGTTTCCCTCAAATGCTGCTTGGATGAAGGACTGGAGCCTACCTGCTTTGAGAGAAGTGATGACATCGGGGGAATTTGGCAATTCAAG GAAAATGTTGAAGAAGGAAGGCCCAGCATCTACAAATCATTGATCAGTAATTCCTGTAAAGAGATGTCAGTCTTTTCAGACTTCCCATACCCAGAAGATTTTCCAGTCTTTTTGCCCAATGCCAGGCTTCTGGAATACCTGGAGATGTATACAAAGCATTTTGATCTACGGAGACACATTCAGTTCAAA ACTAAAGTGATCAATATTAGGAAGTGTCCTGACTTCTCTGCCACTGGCCAATGGGatgttatcacagagacagaagggGAGCAGAAGTCAGCCATCTTTGATGCTGTGATGGTTTGCATTGGTTTCCTTACTTACCCTAGGATGCCACTCTCTTCTTTTCCTG GTATAGAAAAATTTAATGGCATGTATCTTCATAGCCGGCACTATAAAAACGCAGAAGTATTCCGGGATAAAAGAGTACTTGTGATTGGCATGGGGAATTCAGGAGTTGATATTGCAGTGGCAGCAACACACACAGCAAAAAAG GTGATGATTAGCACAAGTAAAGGTGCTTGGGCGCTGAGCCGTGTTTTTGACAATGGCTACCCATGGGACATGGTGTTCCTTACTCGTTTTAAGAACATAGTCCGAAATAGTCTTCCTGGGCGTATCACAGCATGGCTGGTTGCAAACCGAGCGAGCCAGTGGTTTGATCATGCCAACTATGGAATCATTCCAAAAGATAG ATCTGTGATGAGAGAGCCAGTGATAAATGATGAGCTGCCTGCTTGCATCCTCAGTGGGAAGATCACTATTAGACCTGAAGTGAAGGCGTTTAAAGAAAATGCTGTGATATTTGCAAATACTCCCGAGGCAGAAGATGTGGATATTGTTGTCTTTGCCACTGGATACAAGGCTTCATTTCCTTTCATTGATGAGTCTGTCATCAAAGTTGAAGATAAGCATGCTTCATTGTACAAATACATCTTCCCTCCTCATCTGGAGAAACCAACACTTGCCCTTATCGGGTACTTCAGGCCATTTGGACCAATCGTACCACCAGTGGAAATCCAGGCACGCTGGGTCACTCGTGTCTTTAATG GCTTATGTAAATTGCCTCCAGTGAACATAATGGTGAAGGAGGTCAATGAAattaagaaaaacaagaaaaagtg GTTTGGCACCAGCCGCAATCAATCAATCCAAACAGATTTCATTGAGTATCTGGATGAGCTTGCTGTTGAATTAGGATCAAAGCCAAAGGTATTCCCATTGTTACTGCGGGATCCCCAGCTGGCCATGAGAATCTTCTTTGGACCCTGTAGCCCATTCCAGTATCGACTGATGGGACCTGGGAAATGGGCCGGAGCCAGGGATGCCATATTCACCCAGAAGGAGCGGATCATCAAGCCTACCAAAACCCGAGTTGTGGGCAACTCTCCAAGCTATAACCAGTTTTTCCTCCTTAAAATCAGTGGTATCATTGTTGTCTTGGCTACTATATTCCTGATCTCCACCAACTAA